Proteins encoded in a region of the Oncorhynchus clarkii lewisi isolate Uvic-CL-2024 chromosome 18, UVic_Ocla_1.0, whole genome shotgun sequence genome:
- the LOC139373314 gene encoding uncharacterized protein, which produces MQLLSMSTKWPTYDSRSSTPSFLLSESDVTEDEADIDVFTSESEGDSSGGGKTCSVSRLHWSMAGSGQAKCFPHTTAYPSMMASPGSAALSTKGSTEETMQGDLVFAQKCSELQRFIRPLLELLNGLKKGRFERGLSSFQSSVAIDRLQRILGILQKPEMGEKFLRTLLQVEMMLKMWFPHVTPVAATQNTTPSLPPRWHQNQLCMPVKKRKLSWLDSDFPNAAPPSCKRLQREDNYQEMTSQDSCPLSTDTYYPSCLTVSKRRKGNKRLEISPCSACGSPATQDSRVSSTLLVFHSHQLSLHGHQPQRYHSRPGTVKTETDIASVETQRRGQSIPILLRSMKQEPE; this is translated from the exons ATGCAATTGTTGAGCATGTCCACCAAATGGCCGACCTATGATTCCCGCTCCTCCACACCCAGCTTCCTCCTCAGCGAGAGCGACGTGACTGAGGACGAGGCAGACATTGATGTCTTCACCTCCGAAAGTGAGGGAGATAGCTCAGGGGGTGGCAAGACCTGCTCAGTATCTAGGTTACACTGGTCCATGGCTGGGAGTGGACAAGCAAAATGCTTTCCTCACACCACCGCCTACCCATCCATGATGGCTTCCCCTGGCAGTGCTGCATTAagcacaaagggaagcacagaggAGACCATGCAAGGAGACCTGGTCTTCGCTCAGAAA TGTTCAGAGCTGCAAAGGTTTATCAGACCCCTGTTGGAGCTTCTGAATGGACTCAAGAAAGGGAGATTTGAGAGAGGTCTTAGCAGTTTCCAGTCGAGCGTTGCCATCGATAGACTCCAGAGGATCCTGGGTATTCTTCAGAAACCTGAAATGGG AGAGAAATTCCTCCGCACCCTTCTGCAGGTAGAGATGATGCTGAAGATGTGGTTCCCCCATGTGACCCCTGTCGCTGCCACCCAGAACACCACACCCAGTCTTCCGCCACGATGGCACCAAAATCAgctgtgcatgccagtcaag AAGCGCAAGCTTAGCTGGTTGGACTCTGACTTCCCCAATGCCGCCCCACCCAGCTGCAAGCGCCTGCAGCGCGAGGACAACTACCAGGAAATGACCTCACAAGACTCTTGCCCATTGAGCACAGACACCTATTACCCGTCATGTCTGACTGTCAGCAAGAGAAGAAAGGGAAATAAGAGGCTTGAAATTTCACCTTGCTCAGCATGTGGTAGCCCAGCCACACAAGACAGCCGTGTCTCCTCCACCCTCCTGGTCTTTCACTCACATCAGCTCTCCCTCCATGGACATCAGCCACAGAGGTACCACAGCAGGCCTGGAACAgtgaagacagagacagatattgCATCAGTGGAAACCCAAAGGAGGGGTCAGTCTATCCCCATATTACTGAGGTCTATGAAACAAGAGCCGGAGTAG